In Tenuifilum sp. 4138str, a single window of DNA contains:
- a CDS encoding M48 family metallopeptidase: protein MNRTKQCTYPHIGTVTYTYRTGSKRITLRVKKDSSIHVTIPYLVRFSYAEDFVLSKTDWIIKKIQENAERIKPITEFKSKYHLVRLQAENSLSTCKVLKKGADVLLLYPSTADPASYNIQSLTKKVITEVLRAEAKYYLPQKLKGLATKNNFTYGKVSIRNSKSRWGSCSGKNNISLSLRLMYLPEHLIDYVLLHELCHTKEKNHGPKFWQLLDKVCQGNSKMFSKELKKFPIPF from the coding sequence ATGAACAGAACTAAGCAATGCACCTACCCGCACATTGGAACTGTAACCTACACATATAGAACCGGAAGTAAAAGAATCACTTTAAGAGTAAAAAAAGATAGTTCAATCCATGTTACCATCCCCTACCTTGTAAGATTCTCATATGCAGAGGATTTTGTGTTATCAAAAACTGACTGGATTATAAAGAAAATCCAAGAAAATGCAGAGCGTATAAAGCCTATTACTGAGTTTAAAAGTAAGTATCACCTAGTTCGTCTGCAAGCCGAAAATAGCCTATCTACATGTAAGGTTTTAAAAAAAGGAGCTGATGTGCTGTTACTTTATCCGTCAACCGCTGACCCGGCAAGTTACAATATTCAGTCGCTAACAAAAAAAGTTATAACCGAAGTATTACGCGCCGAGGCTAAATACTATCTGCCCCAAAAGCTAAAGGGATTAGCCACTAAGAATAATTTTACCTATGGTAAGGTTTCCATTCGTAACTCAAAATCGCGATGGGGAAGCTGTAGCGGGAAGAACAATATTAGCCTTAGCCTAAGGTTAATGTATTTGCCTGAGCATCTTATTGACTATGTACTCCTCCATGAGCTTTGTCACACGAAGGAAAAGAATCATGGCCCTAAATTTTGGCAACTACTGGACAAGGTTTGCCAAGGAAATTCAAAAATGTTCTCAAAAGAGCTTAAGAAATTTCCGATCCCTTTCTAG